The sequence below is a genomic window from Acidobacteriota bacterium.
AAGTCCTTTTGATTCCTGGCTTGTTCTAAGGGGAATAAAAACTTTATCCTTGAGAATGGAAAAACATTCAGGAAATGGAATGATTATTGCTCAATATCTTGAGTCTCACCCTTCAGTGGAAAAGGTGAATTATCCTGGTTTGCCATCCCACCCTCAATTCAATCTTGCAAAAAAGCAGATGAAAGATTTTGGTGGCATAATTTCGTTTGAGTTAAAACATGGTGGAATGGATGAGGCCAAAAAATTCGTATCTTCTACAAAAATATTTTCTCTTGCTGAAAGTCTTGGAGGAGTTGAATCCCTGATTGAACATCCTGCTTCGATGACTCATGCTTCAATCCCTGAAAAAGAAAGGGTAAAATCAGGTCTTTCCAATAAACTTATCAGAATCTCAGTAGGAATTGAACATTCAGAAGACCTCATCGAAGATCTGGATCTTGCCTTTAAAAAAATAAGCAATAATTAATTTGTAGGGCAAGCCTTTAGCCCTGAACTTGATTAAGGGTTATTTTGCAGGGCTAAAGCCCTGCCCTACATAAGTTTATTTATTGCAATTTTTGATTTTTTTAATGTATCTCTGATATCTTGGGCTAAAGCCCTGCCCTACATGAAGTTTATTTATTGCCATTAATATAATTACTCTTCCTAAGCGGAGATTCTTCCCTCCATCTTCCTTCAGGATAACAGCAGATATTTTATTAATACAAACGAAATTAATAATGTTACATTTATCGTCATTCCTGCAAAACTTGTCCTCGAAGGTAGTAATCGGGGAGCAGGAATCCAGAAACATAATGATAAAACTGGATTCCCGCCTACGCGGGAATGACAATACTATGAGTTTATGTCATCTTACTTAATGCGTTTGTATTAATATTGTTATTCCTCTTCAGCCGGGATTCTTCCTTCTTCTCTTGCTTGGGCAATTATTTTTTGTTGAAGATGGAAAGGAACTTCTTCATAGTGAGAAAATTCCATATGGTATGAACCCCTGCCTCCTGTTATTGAGGTTAATGTGGGTTCAAAATCAATCATCTCTACCATGGGAACCTGGGCCTTTATTATGTTCAGATTTCCTTTCTGCTCAATCCCTAAAACTCTCCCCCTTCTTCCATTAAGATTCCCCATAATATCTCCCAGATAAGCTTCGTGTGTGAAAACTTCCACATTCATTATTGGTTCGAGGATTGTTGGACTTGCTGCCTTCATTCCTTTTTTAAATGCCATTGAAGCAGCAATCTTAAAAGCAATATCAGAAGAATCCACCTCATGGTAAGAGCCGTCATGAAGAATAACTTTAAAGTCAATCGTTGGGTATCCTGCAAGGACTCCTTTCTTTCTTGCTTCCTGCAATCCTTTTTCTATAGATGGGATATAATTTTTGGGAATAACACCTCCAAAAATCTGATTAACGAACTCAAAATCCTTCCCTCGTGGTAATGGCTCCATTTTAATTTTTACATCTCCATACTGGCCTCTTCCTCCAGTTTGTCTTTTATATTTTCCCTGGACATCTGAAGTCCCTTTGATGGTCTCTTTATAAGGGATTTTTGGAGGATGAAGAATCACATCTACATTGTATCTTTTCTTAAGTCTACCAACTATTATCTCAACATGAAGCTGCCCATTTCCCGATACTATCAATTCTTTTGTTTCGGGGTCTCTTACAAAATGTATTGTTGGATCTTCTTCTGAAATCCTGTGTAAAGCAGTTGAAATTTTTTCCTCGTCCTGCCTTGTCTTTGGCTCTATAGCAAAAGAAATCGAAGACTCAGGAAACTTTATGACTGGAAACTTTACTATATTTTCTTTTGAACACAATGTATCTCCCGTGAGGGTTTCCTTTAACTTTGTAGTGGCAAGAATATCTCCTGGAATTGCCTGCGGACAGGGAATCTGTTGCTTTCCCATAATGTAAAACAACCCACCAATTTTTTCTAAAGCATCTTTTGTCGAATTATAAACATTTGAATCAGGGCTTAATTTTCCAGAAAATACTCTAAAAACAGATATTCTTCCTGCAAAGGGGTCAGATATAGTTTTAAAAACAAGCGAAGAAAAAGGGGCACTGGAATCATCAGGTGATGGAATATATTTGGCTATGAAATCCATAATTGGCTGGACTCCTATGTTCAAAACCGCTGCAGTAGCCATTACTGGAAATATGTTCAAATTCATTACAGCATTTTTCAATCCTCTTTCCATATCTTCTACAGAAAGCTCCCCTTTCTCAAAGTATGAATTCATTAATTCTTCATCTGTTTCCGCAATCATCTCGATGAGTTCCTCTCGTTTTTTCTTTGCTGCCTCATAAACCTCTGATGGCACATCTATTTCTTTAAATCTTCCGCTCTCATCTTTTTCATAAACTAAAGCTTTCATTCTTATTAAATCGATAATCCCTCTGAAATCTTTCTCTTTTCCTAAAGGAATAACGATTGGAATTGCTT
It includes:
- the fusA gene encoding elongation factor G, with protein sequence MKNYLTKSLRNVAVVGHGYTGKTSLVSALLYNSGAVNRLGKVDQGNTVTDYDPDEIERKITINSSLCFFEWNDYKINIIDTPGYGNFLWDTRASLRAADGALVLICGISGVEVQSEKVWEILEEFHLPRFFVVNKLDRENSDFERAILSIRDYFGRKAIPIVIPLGKEKDFRGIIDLIRMKALVYEKDESGRFKEIDVPSEVYEAAKKKREELIEMIAETDEELMNSYFEKGELSVEDMERGLKNAVMNLNIFPVMATAAVLNIGVQPIMDFIAKYIPSPDDSSAPFSSLVFKTISDPFAGRISVFRVFSGKLSPDSNVYNSTKDALEKIGGLFYIMGKQQIPCPQAIPGDILATTKLKETLTGDTLCSKENIVKFPVIKFPESSISFAIEPKTRQDEEKISTALHRISEEDPTIHFVRDPETKELIVSGNGQLHVEIIVGRLKKRYNVDVILHPPKIPYKETIKGTSDVQGKYKRQTGGRGQYGDVKIKMEPLPRGKDFEFVNQIFGGVIPKNYIPSIEKGLQEARKKGVLAGYPTIDFKVILHDGSYHEVDSSDIAFKIAASMAFKKGMKAASPTILEPIMNVEVFTHEAYLGDIMGNLNGRRGRVLGIEQKGNLNIIKAQVPMVEMIDFEPTLTSITGGRGSYHMEFSHYEEVPFHLQQKIIAQAREEGRIPAEEE